The Algoriphagus halophilus genome window below encodes:
- a CDS encoding 3-keto-disaccharide hydrolase, whose protein sequence is MRKLLIAAFLLASVNLAFAQKKVKLFNGKDLSGWTIYGTEKWYVEDGLLISESGPDKGYGYLGTDEHYDDFEVTLEFKQEANGNSGVFIRSTVDGTKVSGWQVEVAPPGHDTGGIYESYGRGWLVKPDPEKDKYLKFGEWNKMRIVVKGDNVTSYLNGHEMVNFSDAKIGEGKGGICLQIHDGGGIKVYWRNIVLKKL, encoded by the coding sequence ATGAGAAAATTATTGATTGCCGCTTTTTTGCTGGCGTCTGTAAACTTGGCTTTTGCCCAGAAGAAAGTAAAGTTGTTCAATGGAAAAGATCTTTCTGGCTGGACAATCTATGGTACTGAGAAGTGGTATGTGGAGGATGGATTATTAATTTCTGAAAGTGGCCCGGACAAAGGGTATGGATATTTAGGGACTGATGAGCACTACGATGATTTTGAAGTTACCTTGGAGTTTAAGCAAGAGGCAAACGGAAATAGTGGTGTTTTTATTAGATCTACAGTTGACGGGACTAAAGTTTCTGGTTGGCAAGTGGAGGTCGCTCCTCCAGGACATGATACCGGAGGTATTTATGAGTCCTATGGAAGAGGTTGGTTAGTAAAGCCAGATCCTGAAAAAGATAAATATTTAAAGTTCGGAGAATGGAACAAGATGAGAATCGTAGTAAAGGGTGATAATGTTACTTCCTATTTGAACGGGCATGAGATGGTAAACTTCTCAGATGCTAAAATTGGAGAAGGAAAAGGCGGAATCTGCCTTCAGATCCATGATGGAGGAGGAATTAAGGTGTACTGGCGAAACATTGTTTTGAAAAAGCTGTAA
- a CDS encoding 3-keto-disaccharide hydrolase, which yields MKNTKLAWVALIALAWSCGPKPAEEATETEVVEEVVVPDNTLTEEERSEGWMLLFDGVDPSGWRAFNGDTFPDGWTVEDGALKALGKGGDIGGDIVFGPMEFEEFELVWEWKISPGGNSGVLYHVVEDPKYHAPYETGPEYQVIDQLGFPDPLEKWQSIGADYAMTEPDYEGAVKPAGEWNTSRIIFSEEGASYWLNGKKTVEFIPYSEEWTAARNSGKWNDFPDYAISKTGLISLQDHGAVTWFKNLKIRKL from the coding sequence ATGAAAAACACAAAATTAGCTTGGGTGGCATTGATAGCCCTAGCTTGGTCCTGTGGGCCAAAGCCAGCTGAAGAAGCTACAGAAACGGAAGTAGTGGAGGAAGTAGTTGTTCCAGACAACACGTTGACTGAGGAAGAAAGATCAGAGGGATGGATGCTTTTATTTGATGGGGTAGACCCTTCTGGTTGGAGAGCATTCAATGGAGATACATTTCCAGATGGCTGGACTGTTGAAGATGGTGCGTTGAAGGCATTAGGAAAAGGAGGAGACATTGGGGGAGATATTGTTTTTGGCCCAATGGAGTTTGAAGAGTTTGAATTGGTATGGGAATGGAAGATCTCTCCAGGCGGAAATAGTGGCGTTTTGTATCACGTAGTGGAAGATCCAAAATACCATGCTCCTTATGAGACTGGACCTGAGTACCAAGTAATCGATCAATTAGGTTTTCCTGATCCTTTAGAAAAATGGCAATCTATCGGTGCTGATTATGCGATGACAGAGCCGGATTATGAGGGGGCTGTTAAGCCAGCAGGTGAATGGAATACTTCTAGAATTATTTTTTCCGAAGAAGGCGCGAGTTATTGGTTAAATGGAAAGAAGACCGTTGAGTTTATTCCATATTCTGAAGAGTGGACTGCTGCACGTAATTCTGGAAAGTGGAATGACTTCCCTGATTATGCAATTTCAAAAACAGGTTTAATATCACTTCAAGATCACGGAGCCGTTACTTGGTTCAAAAATTTAAAAATTAGAAAACTATGA
- a CDS encoding helical backbone metal receptor, whose amino-acid sequence MFYTDQLNREVHLSSSPKRIISLVPSQTELLMDLGLEDRLVGITKFCVHPKGLTKRKAIVGGTKNYRMDMIQSLQPDLIIGNKEENDQKAIENLMQEYPVWMSDVNSLKDSISMIRNIGEMLEVEEKAEKIAVQLETDFHTPLERKGTCVYLIWKDPLMVVGKNTFIDQILTFGGFENRISENRYPQVALDELVGIHPDYLLLSSEPFPFKEKHIEYFESYLPETKIRLVDGEYFSWYGSRLLGTKQYLSKTFS is encoded by the coding sequence ATGTTTTACACTGATCAGCTTAATAGAGAGGTTCATCTTTCGAGTTCTCCAAAAAGGATTATTTCCCTTGTCCCATCCCAAACGGAATTGTTGATGGATTTGGGATTGGAGGATAGGCTAGTTGGAATCACAAAATTCTGTGTTCATCCAAAGGGCTTGACAAAAAGGAAGGCCATCGTAGGAGGAACTAAGAATTATAGGATGGATATGATTCAATCTCTTCAACCTGACCTGATTATTGGCAACAAAGAGGAGAATGACCAAAAGGCAATTGAAAATTTAATGCAGGAATATCCTGTTTGGATGAGCGATGTAAACTCACTCAAAGATTCGATTTCAATGATCCGTAATATTGGAGAGATGCTGGAGGTAGAAGAGAAAGCAGAAAAAATTGCAGTACAACTAGAAACTGACTTTCATACACCATTGGAAAGGAAGGGAACATGTGTCTATTTAATATGGAAAGATCCTTTGATGGTTGTTGGTAAAAATACATTCATTGATCAAATACTTACTTTCGGTGGGTTTGAAAACAGAATATCTGAAAATAGGTATCCGCAAGTCGCCTTAGACGAATTGGTCGGAATACATCCAGATTACCTGTTGCTTAGTTCTGAACCTTTTCCATTCAAAGAGAAACATATTGAGTATTTCGAGAGCTATTTGCCCGAAACCAAGATTCGTCTGGTGGATGGCGAGTACTTCTCTTGGTACGGAAGCAGATTGTTGGGGACCAAACAATATTTGTCAAAGACATTCAGTTGA
- a CDS encoding M42 family metallopeptidase: MESNTFLYRYLNNASPTGFEASGQQIWIDYVKPFVDDYFTDNYGTAVGVINPEAAYKLVIEAHADEISWFVNYIKDDGYIYVRRNGGSDHMIAPSMRVNIHTDKGAIPGVFGWPAIHVRKEGKEDAPTLDNIFIDVGARSKEEVEELGIHVGCVITFKDELTELNGKFYSGRALDNRIGGYMIAQVAKKIKESGKKLPFGLYVVNAVQEEIGLRGAQMIAANIKPNAAIITDVCHDTTAPLYNKVTSGDQTAGKGPVLTYGASVHKKLLDLIIETAKKKDIPFQRSAASRVTGTDTDAFAYSNEGVPSALISLPLKYMHTTVETASKSDIEQVINLMFEFIMDFDPSFDFKYIK, translated from the coding sequence ATGGAGTCCAACACCTTTTTATATAGGTATTTAAATAATGCTTCACCAACAGGATTTGAAGCATCCGGTCAGCAGATATGGATTGATTATGTCAAACCATTTGTTGATGATTACTTCACAGATAATTATGGTACAGCGGTTGGCGTGATTAACCCAGAAGCAGCATATAAATTAGTGATAGAAGCCCATGCGGATGAGATAAGTTGGTTTGTCAACTACATCAAAGACGATGGATATATATATGTAAGGAGAAATGGAGGCTCTGATCATATGATAGCTCCTTCAATGCGGGTAAATATTCATACAGATAAAGGAGCAATTCCTGGAGTTTTTGGTTGGCCAGCAATTCATGTTAGGAAAGAAGGCAAAGAAGATGCGCCAACCTTGGATAATATCTTTATTGATGTAGGTGCTAGGTCAAAAGAAGAAGTTGAGGAATTAGGTATACATGTAGGCTGTGTCATTACCTTTAAGGATGAATTAACAGAGCTGAATGGGAAATTCTATTCTGGAAGAGCATTGGATAACCGTATTGGAGGTTATATGATTGCTCAGGTAGCCAAAAAGATCAAAGAATCAGGAAAGAAGCTTCCTTTTGGACTATATGTGGTGAATGCTGTTCAGGAAGAGATTGGGTTAAGAGGAGCTCAAATGATAGCTGCCAATATTAAACCCAATGCGGCCATAATCACTGATGTATGTCATGATACGACTGCACCTCTATATAATAAGGTGACTAGTGGAGATCAAACTGCTGGAAAGGGGCCAGTACTTACCTATGGCGCTTCTGTTCATAAGAAACTCTTGGATTTGATTATTGAAACAGCAAAAAAGAAGGATATACCGTTTCAAAGATCAGCTGCTTCGAGAGTGACTGGAACAGATACAGATGCTTTTGCTTATTCCAACGAAGGGGTGCCGTCTGCATTAATTTCTCTTCCTTTAAAGTATATGCATACAACTGTAGAAACCGCGAGCAAGTCTGATATTGAACAGGTTATTAATCTGATGTTTGAATTCATTATGGACTTTGACCCAAGTTTTGACTTCAAGTATATCAAATAA
- a CDS encoding acyl-CoA carboxylase subunit beta, with product MNENNTPKYILPGIDGKIELLKQKNEAALKGGGEKRIEAQHKKGKLTARERLELLLDEGTFQELDRFVMHRAKDFGLDKEHYLGDGVVTGYGEINGRLVYVFSQDFTVFGGSLSETHAEKICKIMDMAMKNGAPVIGLNDSGGARIQEGVNSLGGYADIFYRNTLASGVIPQISAIMGPCAGGAVYSPAITDFIFMVENTSYMFVTGPNVVKTVTQETVTAEELGGASAHSTKSGVTHFACPNELECIKHIKSILSYLPQNCEEVAPVYPYELLEDEIREELNSLVPDNPNHPYDMRDVVKGIVDEDSFLEVHENYADNIVVGFARIAGRSIGVVGNQPQSMAGVLDNHASTKAARFVRTCDSFNVPLLVLVDVPGFLPGTDQEWNGIISNGAKLLYAFSEATVPRITVITRKAYGGAYDVMNSKHIGADLNFAWPTAEIAVMGAKGASEIIFKREIAESEDPEAKLQEKVEDYTEKFANPYRAAHRGFIDEVIIPADTRSKLIKAYKMLENKVDKIPRKKHGNIPL from the coding sequence ATGAACGAAAACAATACACCCAAATATATTCTTCCCGGCATTGATGGCAAGATAGAGTTGTTAAAACAGAAAAATGAAGCTGCTTTAAAAGGAGGAGGAGAAAAGAGGATTGAAGCACAACATAAGAAAGGGAAGCTTACTGCGAGAGAACGATTAGAATTATTGTTGGATGAAGGGACTTTTCAGGAATTAGATCGATTTGTAATGCACCGGGCCAAAGATTTTGGATTGGATAAGGAGCATTATTTGGGTGATGGGGTAGTCACTGGGTATGGTGAAATCAATGGGAGGCTTGTCTATGTGTTTTCTCAGGATTTCACAGTGTTTGGTGGTTCACTTTCAGAAACTCATGCCGAGAAAATCTGCAAAATCATGGATATGGCCATGAAGAATGGCGCCCCTGTTATTGGATTGAATGACTCTGGAGGTGCCCGAATCCAAGAAGGAGTCAATTCCTTGGGAGGGTATGCTGATATTTTTTATAGAAATACCTTAGCCTCTGGAGTAATTCCTCAGATTTCAGCCATCATGGGTCCATGTGCAGGGGGGGCGGTTTATTCTCCGGCCATAACAGATTTTATTTTTATGGTGGAGAATACCTCATACATGTTTGTAACAGGGCCTAATGTCGTCAAAACTGTGACACAGGAAACTGTAACGGCAGAGGAGTTGGGAGGAGCATCTGCCCATAGTACTAAAAGTGGGGTAACTCATTTTGCTTGCCCTAATGAATTGGAATGTATTAAACATATCAAAAGTATATTGAGTTACCTTCCTCAAAACTGTGAGGAAGTGGCGCCTGTTTATCCTTACGAATTATTGGAAGATGAAATTAGGGAAGAGCTTAATTCTCTGGTGCCGGACAACCCAAACCATCCATATGATATGCGGGATGTGGTCAAAGGAATAGTTGATGAAGATTCCTTTTTGGAGGTTCATGAAAATTATGCTGATAACATTGTGGTAGGTTTTGCACGTATTGCAGGTAGGAGTATTGGGGTGGTAGGTAATCAGCCTCAATCCATGGCAGGTGTTTTAGATAATCATGCCTCTACCAAAGCGGCAAGGTTTGTTCGAACCTGTGATAGTTTTAATGTGCCATTATTGGTATTGGTAGATGTGCCAGGGTTTTTGCCGGGGACAGACCAAGAGTGGAATGGCATCATTAGTAATGGGGCGAAATTACTTTATGCATTTTCGGAAGCTACTGTTCCTAGAATTACGGTCATTACCCGAAAAGCATATGGAGGAGCTTATGATGTCATGAATTCAAAACACATTGGAGCTGATCTTAATTTTGCTTGGCCAACGGCAGAGATTGCTGTTATGGGAGCAAAAGGGGCTTCTGAGATTATTTTTAAAAGAGAAATTGCCGAATCCGAAGACCCAGAGGCAAAGCTTCAGGAGAAAGTGGAGGACTACACCGAAAAATTTGCAAACCCCTACCGGGCTGCTCACAGAGGATTTATTGATGAGGTGATCATTCCTGCAGATACTCGATCAAAATTAATCAAGGCATATAAAATGCTCGAAAATAAGGTAGATAAGATACCTAGAAAGAAACACGGAAATATTCCGTTATAA
- a CDS encoding Ppx/GppA phosphatase family protein, which translates to MNTQKAAVIDMGTNTFHLLLVELNESGFKTIYKEKIPVKLGKGGINQNNLAEDAQKRAFHTLKHFKNLIDGEHINQVFAFATSAVRNAENGLAFVQQVKEEIGISIQVLSGEEEAQMIYEGICLSGSLNGQVELMMDIGGGSVEFIIGTSQEVFWKKSFEIGGQRLLELFHYHDPILPEEVAKLESYLESKLGSLIEAIKTYKPTGLVGASGTFDTLTDIYYESMLQCKLTGQHVFELPIDEFEKIHDMLLTKNKEERLQIPGMIPMRVDMIVVASSLIEFILRYIPVRSITCSHYALKEGAISRVLKQISAIKA; encoded by the coding sequence ATGAATACCCAAAAGGCGGCGGTAATAGATATGGGAACCAATACATTTCATTTGTTATTGGTTGAATTGAATGAGTCCGGATTCAAGACGATTTACAAGGAAAAAATCCCTGTAAAGCTGGGAAAAGGTGGGATTAATCAAAATAATTTAGCGGAAGACGCTCAAAAACGAGCTTTTCATACCTTAAAACATTTTAAAAACCTGATAGATGGAGAACACATCAATCAGGTTTTTGCTTTTGCTACCAGTGCAGTCCGAAACGCCGAAAATGGTCTTGCATTTGTTCAGCAGGTGAAGGAAGAAATCGGAATAAGCATCCAAGTACTTTCGGGAGAAGAAGAAGCTCAAATGATCTATGAAGGCATCTGTCTTTCAGGGTCACTTAATGGGCAGGTAGAGCTTATGATGGATATTGGAGGTGGATCCGTAGAATTTATCATAGGCACTTCCCAAGAAGTCTTTTGGAAAAAAAGTTTTGAAATTGGAGGCCAAAGACTACTCGAACTTTTCCATTACCATGATCCAATTCTTCCCGAAGAAGTGGCAAAACTTGAATCATATCTGGAAAGCAAACTTGGATCTTTGATTGAAGCAATTAAGACTTATAAACCAACTGGACTTGTAGGAGCTTCAGGAACTTTTGACACCCTTACGGATATTTATTACGAATCCATGCTTCAGTGTAAACTGACTGGGCAACATGTATTCGAACTTCCTATCGATGAATTTGAAAAAATTCACGATATGTTATTGACTAAAAACAAAGAAGAAAGACTTCAAATCCCTGGAATGATCCCCATGCGGGTGGATATGATTGTAGTTGCTTCCAGTTTAATTGAATTTATTCTGAGGTATATCCCTGTTCGGTCCATCACCTGCTCGCATTATGCCCTCAAAGAGGGAGCTATTTCTAGGGTCTTAAAGCAAATCTCAGCAATCAAAGCCTAG
- a CDS encoding Ldh family oxidoreductase: MTYSYEQLRDFTFGMLTKIGCPEDHAKTATEVLLSADLRGVDSHGVARLSGYVRLWEKGRINATPNIKVTYETPSTAVVDGDGGLGLVVAPFAMQVAIEKAKVAGTGWVSVKNSNHYGIAGYHAMKAVEHDMIGISLTNASPLVSPTFSKERLLGTNPISVAIPADKQPPFVADMATTTAANGKLEILQRKGLDTPTGWVQDKEGNPTTSANGVKDGGALLPLGGDREHGSHKGYALGSIVDIFSAVLSGANYGPWVPPFVAFLEPDPNPVGKGIGHFFGAMRVDAFRPADEFKSHMDNWISRFRGAKPTPGNEKVLIPGDPERELEAVRMKEGIPLLEPVVKDLTELGERFGVKF, from the coding sequence ATGACCTATTCTTACGAACAACTACGAGATTTCACTTTTGGAATGTTAACTAAAATTGGCTGTCCAGAAGATCATGCAAAAACGGCTACAGAAGTTCTGCTCTCTGCTGACTTGAGAGGCGTAGATAGTCATGGAGTAGCTAGATTGTCAGGATATGTAAGGCTTTGGGAAAAAGGAAGAATCAATGCCACTCCCAACATCAAAGTCACCTATGAAACTCCTTCAACAGCGGTAGTGGATGGGGATGGAGGTCTAGGCTTGGTGGTCGCTCCTTTTGCTATGCAAGTAGCCATAGAAAAGGCAAAAGTTGCAGGAACAGGTTGGGTATCAGTAAAAAATTCAAATCATTATGGGATTGCAGGATATCATGCAATGAAAGCAGTGGAACATGATATGATTGGTATCTCTTTAACCAATGCAAGTCCATTGGTTTCTCCTACTTTTTCGAAAGAAAGACTATTGGGAACCAATCCAATTTCGGTAGCCATTCCTGCTGACAAGCAACCTCCATTTGTTGCTGATATGGCAACTACTACAGCAGCCAATGGGAAATTGGAGATTTTACAACGAAAAGGCTTAGATACTCCAACCGGTTGGGTTCAAGACAAAGAAGGAAATCCAACTACTTCTGCCAATGGAGTAAAAGATGGAGGTGCCTTGTTGCCTTTGGGAGGAGATCGTGAACATGGATCGCATAAAGGATATGCCCTAGGGTCGATTGTGGATATTTTTTCAGCAGTTCTTTCAGGAGCCAACTATGGACCTTGGGTTCCGCCTTTCGTTGCATTTTTGGAGCCAGATCCAAACCCGGTAGGAAAAGGAATAGGTCATTTCTTTGGAGCCATGCGAGTGGATGCATTCCGACCGGCAGATGAATTTAAATCCCATATGGATAATTGGATCAGTCGTTTCAGGGGAGCAAAACCCACTCCAGGAAATGAAAAAGTCTTAATTCCAGGTGATCCTGAGCGGGAATTAGAGGCAGTCCGAATGAAAGAAGGAATTCCTTTACTTGAACCTGTTGTGAAAGATTTGACTGAATTGGGAGAACGTTTTGGAGTGAAGTTTTAA
- a CDS encoding Gfo/Idh/MocA family protein, with translation MNQLNRRDFLKGSSSLLTLASFGLLGMDFKDQEGPLRVALIGTGWYGKSDLFRLIQVADVEVVALCDVDSKQLEEAGKLVSTRQKSKIVPALYEDYKELLAKEKPEFVLVGTPDHWHALIAIDAVKSGAHVYLQKPISVDVIEGEAILAAARKYDRKVQIGTQRRSTPHLVQAKKEIIDSGKLGKISHAEVCCYYHMRNRSHPDVIPVPANLNYDLWAGPAPKLPYRGILHRGWRAFMEYGNGIVGDMCVHMLDSVRWMLDLGWPVQVTSTGGIYIDKASISNISDTQTAIFEFPELNVVWQHRTWGNPVDRDYPWAFKIYGENGMLAGSPMRADFYPEGRNNGEPIHYPVVLEKEQFPEDVTEKDIEIHAAPATREQMKDWLQAIEKDTLPVADVLQGHISTASCILANLSMDLGGRPLKYDPKTMTVLNDPEATALLRRPYREGYVHPEPDNI, from the coding sequence ATGAATCAGCTCAACAGAAGAGATTTTTTAAAAGGTAGCTCTTCCTTACTCACATTAGCAAGTTTCGGATTACTTGGAATGGACTTCAAAGATCAAGAAGGTCCTTTAAGAGTCGCATTGATAGGTACCGGTTGGTATGGTAAGTCTGATCTTTTCCGATTGATTCAAGTGGCGGATGTGGAAGTAGTGGCCCTTTGCGATGTAGATAGCAAACAGTTGGAGGAAGCAGGAAAACTAGTTTCTACTCGTCAAAAGTCTAAAATCGTCCCTGCGCTGTATGAGGACTACAAAGAACTTTTAGCTAAAGAAAAACCTGAATTTGTACTTGTAGGAACCCCTGATCATTGGCATGCTTTGATAGCAATTGATGCAGTAAAGAGTGGAGCACATGTGTATCTGCAAAAACCCATCTCTGTAGATGTCATTGAAGGAGAAGCTATTCTGGCTGCAGCTAGAAAATATGATCGAAAAGTTCAAATCGGAACCCAGCGCAGGAGTACACCTCATTTAGTCCAGGCAAAAAAAGAAATTATCGATTCTGGGAAATTGGGTAAAATATCCCATGCAGAGGTTTGCTGTTATTACCATATGCGTAATAGAAGTCATCCAGATGTGATTCCTGTTCCCGCAAATTTGAATTATGATTTATGGGCCGGACCAGCTCCAAAGCTTCCTTATCGCGGAATCCTTCATAGAGGCTGGAGAGCATTTATGGAATATGGCAACGGCATTGTTGGTGATATGTGCGTTCATATGTTAGATTCTGTAAGATGGATGCTGGATTTAGGTTGGCCGGTTCAAGTGACTTCCACCGGTGGGATTTACATTGACAAAGCCTCTATTTCTAATATATCTGATACGCAAACGGCAATTTTTGAATTTCCGGAGCTCAACGTGGTCTGGCAACATCGGACATGGGGAAATCCAGTTGACAGAGATTACCCTTGGGCGTTTAAAATTTATGGTGAAAATGGAATGCTTGCGGGTAGTCCCATGCGTGCTGATTTTTACCCGGAAGGAAGAAATAATGGGGAGCCAATTCATTATCCGGTAGTTTTGGAAAAAGAACAATTCCCTGAAGATGTGACTGAAAAAGACATCGAAATTCATGCAGCTCCTGCTACCCGTGAGCAAATGAAAGATTGGCTTCAGGCAATAGAAAAGGATACGTTGCCAGTGGCAGACGTACTTCAAGGACATATTTCTACGGCTTCCTGCATCTTAGCGAATCTATCCATGGATTTAGGAGGAAGACCCTTGAAATATGACCCAAAAACCATGACGGTTCTCAATGATCCAGAAGCCACTGCCTTATTGAGGAGACCGTATCGGGAAGGGTATGTGCATCCCGAGCCTGATAACATTTAA
- a CDS encoding Gfo/Idh/MocA family oxidoreductase: MNALNRRDFLKGSSALATLASFGLLGMDFKNPDGPLKVALIGAGWYGKSDLFRLIQVADVEVVGLSDPDQHMLQAAGEMVATRQKSGKTPPLYEDYQELLAKEKPEFVLIGSPDHWHALQCIDALKAGAHVYVQKPISVDVIEGEAMVAAARKYGKKVQVGTQRKSTPHLIDAKEQIIDSGKLGKISHVEICCYYHMRANGNPPVEPVPDFFNYDLWTGPAPLRPYDGLPHRRWWRTFIEYGNGITGDMCVHMLDTVRWMLKLGWPSQISSTGGIFVQKDGKSNISDTQSAIFEYPELNVVWQHRTWGNPDDPEYPWAFKIFGEKGMLAGSTMQADFTPVDRNEKPIHFACLFEREKYPEDVNEPDIELNAAPATRLHMKDWLKAIDQNTLPVADIEEGHISTASCILANISMDLGGRILKYDPKTMTVVGDKEATALLRRPYRKGYTHPDPKSV; this comes from the coding sequence ATGAATGCTCTCAACCGAAGAGATTTTCTCAAGGGCTCTTCTGCCCTCGCTACACTTGCCAGTTTTGGATTATTAGGAATGGATTTCAAAAATCCTGATGGTCCTTTAAAAGTTGCATTAATCGGTGCAGGCTGGTATGGGAAATCAGATCTTTTCAGGCTAATTCAAGTAGCTGATGTAGAAGTAGTAGGATTAAGCGATCCTGATCAACACATGCTACAAGCTGCTGGTGAAATGGTTGCTACCAGACAAAAATCCGGTAAAACCCCACCTCTTTACGAAGACTACCAAGAACTTTTGGCAAAGGAAAAACCTGAATTCGTCTTGATCGGATCTCCTGATCATTGGCATGCTTTGCAGTGCATAGATGCGCTTAAAGCTGGTGCCCATGTATACGTGCAAAAACCAATATCAGTAGATGTCATAGAAGGCGAAGCGATGGTAGCAGCAGCCAGAAAATATGGTAAAAAAGTTCAAGTTGGAACCCAACGTAAAAGCACCCCTCACCTGATCGATGCCAAAGAACAAATCATTGATTCAGGAAAATTAGGTAAAATTTCTCATGTAGAAATCTGCTGTTATTATCACATGAGAGCAAATGGCAATCCTCCAGTGGAGCCTGTTCCAGATTTTTTCAACTATGATTTATGGACCGGACCTGCACCATTACGTCCATATGATGGACTTCCTCATAGACGTTGGTGGAGAACCTTTATAGAGTATGGAAACGGTATTACAGGTGATATGTGCGTTCATATGCTGGATACCGTTCGATGGATGCTCAAACTAGGTTGGCCTTCCCAAATAAGTTCAACCGGTGGTATTTTTGTACAGAAAGACGGGAAATCGAATATTTCGGATACTCAGTCCGCTATCTTCGAATATCCAGAACTCAATGTCGTTTGGCAACACCGAACCTGGGGAAACCCTGATGATCCAGAATACCCTTGGGCATTTAAGATTTTTGGAGAAAAGGGAATGTTGGCTGGAAGCACCATGCAGGCAGACTTTACCCCTGTTGACAGGAATGAAAAACCCATCCATTTTGCATGCCTTTTTGAGCGCGAGAAATACCCTGAAGATGTCAATGAGCCTGACATCGAATTAAATGCTGCGCCTGCGACAAGACTTCATATGAAAGATTGGTTAAAAGCAATTGACCAAAACACCTTGCCGGTTGCGGATATTGAAGAAGGTCATATCTCAACTGCCTCTTGTATCCTAGCCAATATTTCGATGGATTTGGGCGGGAGAATTCTGAAATACGACCCCAAAACTATGACAGTGGTAGGAGATAAAGAAGCGACAGCCTTGTTGAGAAGACCGTATAGAAAAGGATATACACATCCTGATCCAAAATCTGTATAG
- a CDS encoding GNAT family N-acetyltransferase, whose amino-acid sequence MIQISPAQTEDLIHVQAIAHQTWPHTFGNILSPKQIDYMLNWMYDLKMLEKQQLEQGHTFLIAEETGEKLGFTGFQIDQEPGKTKIHKIYILPSAQGKGIGKKLIEAIKEIALEKNQSSLLLNVNKYNEGAIRFYEYLGFVKIKSEVIDIGNGYVMDDFVFEMKL is encoded by the coding sequence ATGATTCAAATAAGTCCTGCTCAAACCGAAGATTTAATCCATGTTCAGGCTATTGCCCATCAAACATGGCCTCACACTTTTGGGAATATCCTTAGTCCCAAGCAAATCGACTATATGCTCAATTGGATGTATGATTTGAAAATGCTTGAAAAGCAGCAATTGGAACAAGGTCATACTTTCCTGATCGCTGAAGAAACGGGAGAGAAATTAGGGTTTACTGGATTTCAAATAGACCAAGAACCCGGAAAGACTAAAATCCATAAGATTTACATTTTACCCTCCGCCCAAGGCAAAGGGATTGGAAAAAAACTGATCGAAGCAATCAAAGAAATAGCGCTGGAGAAAAATCAATCCAGTCTTCTTCTCAATGTTAATAAGTACAATGAAGGAGCAATCAGATTTTATGAATACTTGGGCTTCGTTAAGATCAAAAGTGAAGTAATTGATATAGGGAACGGCTATGTGATGGATGACTTTGTATTTGAGATGAAGCTTTAA